In Pseudonocardia sp. DSM 110487, the sequence GCTCCAGGTAGAAGGCGTAGAGCCCTGCCTCGCGCTACTGGGTGCGGGCTGACTGGGGTCAGCCGAGGTCCACGCCGCGGGCGAAGGTGTCGCACCGCGCAGGGTCGCCCGACTCGTACCCGGTGGTGTACCAGCGCTCCCGTTGCGCCGAGCTGCCGTGGCTGAACTGGCTCTCGTCCACCTGGCCGCCACCGAGCTGGCTCTGGATGTAGTCGTCGCCGATGCGGGCGGCCGTGTCGAGCGCGGCCGCCACGTCGTCGCGCGTGACGTCACGGATCAGCGGTTGCCCGGATGCGGTCGGCACCGATTCGGCGTGGTTGGCCCACACCCCGGCGTAGCAGTCGGCCTGCAGCTCCAGCCGCACCGAGCCGGACGTCGGCCCGGTCTCGCCAGGCCGCACGCGCTCGCTCGTGCCGAGCAGCGCCTGGATGTGGTGGCCGTACTCGTGGGCGATGACGTACGCCCGCGCGAACGGGCCGCCCTCCGCCCCGAAGCGCGTCTCGAGCTCCCGGAAGAAACCGAGGTCGATGTAGACCTCGTTGTCGGCGGGGCAGTAGAACGGCCCGACCGCCGACGACGCGCTCCCGCAGCCGGTGCGCACGCCGCCGCTGAAGAAGTTGGTGCGCGGGGCCTGGTAGGTGATCCCGGAGCGCGCGAAGGTGTCGCTCCAGTACCCGTCGAGCGAGTTGACGACCGCCACGACCTCGCAGTCCAGCTCCGTGTTGGCCTGGCCGCCTGTTCGGCAGGTGGAGGCGGCCTGGGAGGTGTCGGCCGACTGTCCCTGCTCCAGCCCGGTGAGTCCACCCAGGTCGATCCCGGAACCGCCGCCCATCTGGCTGAGCAGGAAGTACAGGATCAGTCCCACGACGCCGAGCCCGCCGCCGCCCACCGCAACGCGCCCGCCGAGGCCACCGCCTCCGCCACCGCTGCCGCGCAGGTCGTCGATCTGAGACGTGTCCAGCTGGGCGTTCTCGTCGAACCGCATGCTGCCCTCCCGCGCAGATCCCACCACATCGGTCGTCACCGCTCGTTCACGCTCGCCTGTAAGGGTGATCGCCATGCCGCTCCACCGCGCGCTCCCCGCCGTGCTCATCGCACTCGCGCTGCCCGCCTGCACGGCGGCGACGGCCGCCCCTCCCGCCGAGGCCCGCGTCGCGACGTTCAACGCATCGCTCAACCGGGCAGCAGATGGCGAGCTGGTGGCCGACCTGTCGACCCCGGACGACCCGCAGGCCCGCGAGGTGGCCGAGGTGGTGCAGCGAGTGCGGCCGGACGTGCTGCTGGTCAACGAGTTCGACCACGCCCCCGCCGCCGTCGACCTCTTCCGCGACAACTACCTGGAGCGCGGCCAGAACGGCGCCGAGCCGATCGAGTACCCGTACGCGTTCCTCGCACCGTCCAACACGGGGGTGCCGAGTGGGTTCGACCTCGACAACGATGGCGCCGTCGGCGGCCCGAACGACGCGCTCGGCTTCGGCGCGTTCCCCGGGCAGTACGGGATGCTCGTGCTCTCGCGCTTCCCGATCGACACCACCGCCACTCGCACGTTCCAGCGGTTCCTGTGGAAGGACCTCCCTGGTAGCAGGCAGCCCACAGACTTCTACTCGCCCGAGGAGCAGGCCGTGCTCCCGCTCTCCTCGAAGTCGCACTGGGACGTGGCCGTGCGGATCGGGGACCGCACCCTGCACGTGCTCGCGAGCCACCCGACGCCGCCGACCTTCGACGGCCCTGAGGACCGCAACGGCCGCCGCAACGCCGACGAGATCGCCTTCTGGCGCCTCTACGTCCAGCCCGGGGCGGCCGGTGACGCGCTCTACGACGACGCAGGCCGGCGCGGCGGCCTCGGCGCCGGGGAGAGGTTCGTGATCCTGGGCGACCAGAACTCCGACCCGCTCGACGGGGACTCACTCGCAGGCGCGGCCGAGCAGATCCTCACCGCGCACCGCGTGCTCGACCCGGCCCCTGCCTCTGACGGAGCGGCGGAGGCCGCGAACCCTGGCCACCGCGGCGACCCCCGCCTGGACACCGCCGACTTCTCCGACCCCACCCCCGGCAACCTGCGCGTCGACTACGTGCTGCCCTCGGCGCCGCTGGAGGTACTTCGCAGCGGAGTGTTCTGGCCGGTCGCGGCCGATCCGCTCGCCCGCCTGAACGACGCATCCGACCACCACGCGACGTGGGTGGATCTGCGGCTACCCTGATCGACGGAAGCGTGGCAGAGCGGCCGAATGCACTCGCCTTGAAAGCGAGAGACGGGCAACCGTCCGGGGGTTCGAATCCCTCCGCTTCCGCGGTCCTGACCAGCGGCAGCGCCGGACAGGACGATCACGTCCCGACCGGCGCCGCCGACGTGGTTGCAGTTCTGGTTGCAGTTCGCCGCTCAGGCGGCCGGTCGCGGCCGTCCTGATCTGGTCGGGGTCCCTACTCGGTCGCCGCAGCAGACCGCCGACGCGCTCCGCGACGTCGCGCCGCATCGCGGCCGGTGATGTGCCGGTAGTGAGCGGCCATCGCGGTGTCGACCCAGCCCATGACGGTGCGCCCGGGGACGCCGAGCAGTAGGGGACCGTGGCGGCGGTGTGGACGAGGCCGTGTCGCCGGGGGCATGCCCCCGGCCCGCTCGGAGGGTTCGCCGGATGGGTTCGCCGGCGGGGGGTGGCCAGGCTGAGATGCATGACGACGACGAGGCGTAAGGCCGCGCTGCTGGCGGGGGTCGCTGCCGTACTGCTCACTGCCATGCCCGCTACCGCGGCAGCGGCCGACGGCGCCGGTCTGGACTGGGGCGTGTGCGCGGGCGACGACCTCGATCCGCGGCAACAGTGCGCCACCCTGGACGTGCCACTCGACCATGACGACCCGCGCGGCGAGCACATCGAGCTCGCCGTCTCCCGCATCCCCGCCGCCGACCCGGGCGCCCGCCGCGGCACCCTGATGCTGGTGCCCGGCGGCCCGGGCGAGCCGGGGCTGTCCGACCCGACCGCCGCCGCCCGCAGCCTCCCGGCGGAGGTGCTGAACGCCTACGACATGGTCAGCTTCGACCCGCGCGGCGTCGCGCAGTCCACGCCGGTCAGCTGCGGCCTGGCCCACGAGGACCTGTCCCTGGTGCGGCTGCGGCCATGGCCCGCCCCGGACGGCAGCATCGCGGAGAACGCGGAGAACTCCGAACGCATTGCCGACGCCTGTGCGGTCCACGGCGGCCCGCTGCTGCACGAGATCAGCACCGCGGACGAGGCCCGCGACATCGACCTCATCCGGCAGGCGCTGGGGATGCAGCGGATCTCCATCTGGGGCGTGTCGTACGGCACGTACGCCGGTGCCGTCTACGCCCAGCTGTTCCCCGATCGCACCGACCGGGTCGTGCTGGACAGCGTGGACGACCCCGACCCGACGCGGGTCGCTCGCGGCTGGCTGGCGAACTACGCGGTCGGCGTCGAGGACGCATTCCCCGCCTTCGCGGACTGGGCGGCCGACCCCGGCAACCCGCAGCGGCTGGCCGACGCTCCCGAGCAGGTGCGCCCGCTGTTCCTCGACCTCGCGGCCCGCCTGGACGCCGAGCCGATTCCGTGGCCGGGTGCCAACCCACCGGAACTCTCGGGCAACTCGCTGCGGCAGACGCTGCTCGACGCACTGTACGCACCCGACCGCTACCCGCGGCTGGCCGAGCTGATGCACGCTGTCCTGGACCGCACCGCCCTGCCCGCGCCGAACACCCCGCCCGACGAGGTCGTGCAGAACTCCGCGGCCGCGATCGCCGCCACCATCTGCAACGATGTCGCCTGGCCGACGGACCTCGACACGTACGCCCGGGGCGTGGCGGCGAGCCGGGAGAGCCACCCGCTGACCGCGGGCATGCCGATGAACGTGCTGCCCTGCGCGTTCTGGCCACGGCGCGCCGAACCGCCCGTGGAGATCACAGCTCGCGGCCCGTCCAATGTGCTGCTGGTGCAGAACCTGCACGACCCGGCCACCCCGCACTCCGGCGCGCTCCGGATGCGCGAGGCGCTCGGTGACCGGGCACGCATGGTCACCGTCGCCGCCACCGGCCACGGCTCCTACGCGAGGACCGGCAACACCTGCGGCGACCGGCACGTGACCACGTTCCTCCTCACCGGCCACCGCCCGGCCGCCGATACCTTCTGCCCCGCGGAACCCTCCGATGCGCCGATCGGAAGGCGCTGAGTGTCCTCGCACCGACTGCCTCGCCTGCGGCGATCCGCTCGACCGGGAGCCAGACATCGACGGCAAGTCGTACGCCATCGCTGACCGGGACGTACAGGGACTGCAGGCGTACCGGGCGATGCAGGTCGCGATCAGGGAGGCCGGCGGCGGTCCCACACCTGACCGGCCACAAGGGGGCAACCGCCCATGATCCGTTGTTTCGGGTGCTCATGGTCGTGCGGGCAGCCGTGGACAACCGGCAGTTCGGATCATGCCCGCCGCCGGTCGAGCGGCTGAGCCGCCGGGGTGCGTCAGGGCGCGATCCTGTCGGTCCATCGGCTCGGTCCGGTCGAGCAGCCGCCGGTGGGCGCGACCGGTCAGCGGCGCAGGCGGGCGTTGAGCCGGGCGGCCTGGCGGGTCAGGTGGGCGCGCTCGGCGAGGTTGGGTGCCTTCTCGGCCGCCTCGGCGTACAGCCGCGCCGCCGTCTCCGGATCGCCGGCGCGCTCGTGGAGGTACGCCGCGACCGCGGCGTGGCGGGGCAGTGAGTCGTCCAGCGCCGCGAGCGCTGCAAGCCCGGCGCGTGGTCCCTCGGCCTCGCCCACGGCCACTGCGCGGTTGAGCCGCACGACCGGGCTGTCGGTCAGTCGCGCGAGCTCGTCGTACCACTCGACGATCTGCACCCAGTCGGTCTCCTCGGCGGTGGGCGCGTCGGCGTGGAAGGCCGCGATGGCGGCTTGGGCCTGGAACTCGCCCAACCGATCGCGGGCCAGCGCCGCCTGCAGGATCTCGACGCCCTCGGCGATCGAGGCGGTGTCCCAGCGGCTGCGGTCCTGCGCGACGAGCGGCACCAGGCTCCCGTCGGGAGCGGTCCGGCTGGCGCGCCGGGCGTGGTGGAGCAGCATGAGGGCGAGCAGCCCCGCCACCTCGGGGTGGTCGATCGCGGCGGCGAGCTGCCGGGTGAGCCGGATGGCCTCGGCGGCGAGGTCGACGTCGCCGGAGTAACCCTCGTTGAAGACCAGGTAGAGGACGCGCAGCACGGTGGCGACGTCGCCGGGCTGGTCGAACCGCACGCTCGCGACGCGGGTGGTCAGCCCGCCGACGGCGCGCAGCGTGAGCGCGACCGCTGACGACGGCGTCAGCGACGGGTGGGCGCACAGGAAGTAGAGCTGGAGCGTGTCGTCCACCGCGGTAGCCGGCCCGGGGGCAGGCTCCTCGTCGACGAGGTCCTCACGCCGGCGGCGGGCGGCTTCGGTCCGGGTCGCGTCGAGGAACTTGCGCCATGCGACGGTGACCAGCCAGCTCTTCGGGTCCCGCGGCGATGATTGCCGGCACCGGAGAGCCGGAGAACGTGACCTCCCTCGTGGAGCCGGTCTTCGCGCCTACTGCGCCGGGCGCACTCTGCGGTTGCGCACCGCAGCCGCGCCACCCGCGATGTCGATCGCGGTGAGCAGGGTGCGCCGGGCCGACTCGACCCGGTCGGCGCCGAGCTTCTCGGCCAGTTCGCCGACCAGCTCTGCCCGGATCTCCCGGGTGTCTCGCACCGCGGCGCGGCCGCGCTCGGTGAGCGCGACCCGGCGCACCCGGCCGTCCGTGGCGTCCGGCATCCGTTGCAGGTACCCCGCGGCGCTCAGCTCGGCCGCGGTCTTCGAGACGGCCTGTTGCGTGACGCCGAGCCGCTGCGCCAGCTCGCCGACGGTGATGGGCCCATCGATGAGGTGCTGGAACAGGTAGCCGTGGCTCACCCGTAGCCGGGTGTGGCCGCGTTCGTGCAGCCGTTCGAGCGTGCGGTCCGTGAGCGCAAGCCCGGCGAGTTGGGCCACGACGGCGAAGTCGAGCAGATCGTCCGGGACGGGCACGTCGCGACTCTACAACCATGGTTGACAACTCTCGTTGTGCAACTATGGTTGTGGATATGTCTTCGCCGGTCAAGCGGTTCATCGCGATCGCCCACGAGATCGTCTGGTGCACGCTCGGCACCGTCGACACGTCCGGACGGCCGCGCTCTCGGGTCGTCCATCCGGTCTGGGAGGCGCTCGCTGACGGCGGGCTGGTCGGATGGCTCACCACCCGCTCGTCGACACCGAAGCTCGGTCACATCGCTGCCACCCCGTACGTCTCGTGCTCGTACTGGTGGGAGAAGCACGACGTCGCCGTCGCCGAATGCCACGCGCGGGTCGTCCTCGATCCCGGCGAGCGGGAGCGGGTGTGGGAGGTGGTGGCGGCGCTGCCGGCGCCGACCGGGTTCGACCCCGCGACCATCTGGCCAGGCGGACCGGCCGACCCCGGGTTCGTCCTGGTCCGGATGGACCCATGGATGCTGCGGTTCGCGCAAGCCGACGAGCTCGCCGCAGGCGGGGCGCCGGAGGTGCACCGGTTCGCGGGCGGCGGTGTCGCCTCAGGGTCGGTGGGCCAGCGCTGACGCGTCCGGCCATGCGACGCGGAGCATGGCCGGGGCGCCGTTCAGGCGGATGGGCACACCACCGGGCGGCGGGACGAGCGCCTTCTCCACGCAGGCTCCGCCTCGAGCACGGTAGAACCGCTGCGCGGCGACGTTCTGCTCGAGCACCCACAGGTAGATGGCCGGACCGGCGGCGCGGCCGAGGATGCCCTCGGCGGCGCGGGCGAGGAGGGCGGTGCCGACGCCGGTCCGCTGGTGGGGAAGGGCGACGTGCAGGTTGTCGACGAGGCTGCCCCACGCGGCATCTTCGTCGATGACGACGTGGACGAACCCTGCGAGGCTGTCGCCGTCTTCGGCCAGCACCGTGACGCCGCCTGCCGGATCGGCCAGGCGCGCCGACCAGACCGCCCGCCGGTCGGCGACGACGTCACCGTCGAGATAGGCGTCGGCGTAGGCGCCGCGGTAGTGCCGCCGCCAGCTCGCGGCGTGCAACGCGGCGACCTGCTCGGCGTCGCCGGCGTGCGCGGCGCGGAAGCGCACTTCCGTCGGCTCGTTCGCAGCCATATCACCGCACGGTAGTTGGGGTGCCGCTAGAGCGGGTCGGAGATCGCGAGCGGCGGACCGATGAACTCGATCCAGTTCGCGTGGCCGACGGCGGCGAGCGCCTCGGCGTCCACCGGGCCCGGCAGCGCGGCGAACTGCTCGAAGAACCGCTCCACCCCCGACGGTGAGGTGATGATCAGCAGCCGTCCGGCCGCGTCGCCGATGTTCTGGAAGTTGTGCGGTACGCCACGCGGCCCGAAGGCCATGCCGCCGCTCGACGCCCGGAGCATGGTGTCACCGGCCTTGAACCGGAATTTGCCCTCGAGCACCCACCACACCTCGTCCTCCCGGACGTGGATGTGCTGTGCAGGTCCCGACCCGGGTGCGACCAGCAGTTCGAGGACCGTGAGCGAGCCGTTGGTGCTCATGGTGTCGGCCTTCACCGTGATCGCGTCGCCGGTGGGCGTCTCGAGAACCGGACCCTCACCGGGCTGCACGGCGAAGGGCGCCGTGAAGTTGGGCATGGGCCTGGCTCGCTCGGGGCCGTGCGCGCGTTACGACTCCTTCCGGCCGGTGAGGCCGAGGTAGCGCGCACGCCACGAGGCGCCATCGCGGACCGGCACTTCCTCGCGGTAGATCCCGAACGACCGCCACATGTCGGCCGCCGGCGCCGTGCCCTCCCACATCGCCTTCGCCAGCTCCTCGGACACGGGGGACTCCGCTCCGAGGTGCCGGGCGATGTCGTGGGCGGCGAGCGTGCGCGCGACGTTGAGCTGCCAGAAGTAGTCCCATGCCGGGACGTCGCCGTACCCGCAGTGGACGACGGCGTCGCGGTCGGTCACCCGCGCGGCGGCGGCGCGGGCGCGCTCGGCGATGCGGGCGATGTTGCCGTGCGGATCGTCGCCGAGCAGGTCGCCGTCGTAGGTGTCCCGGCCGACCTCGTCCATGGTGCGCCCGGCGAGCATGTCCGGGATCCAGGCCTCGTCGTAGGCGGCGTGCGCGAGCACCTCGCGCAACGGGCGCGGCTGGTCGGCGCCCGGCATGTCGAACAGTGGTGGCAGGACGCTGTCCATGTCCTCGGCCCCGACCAGCGTGAAGGCGTGCACCGCGGCCAGGTCGGCGAGCTGGAACACCGCTGCTTCGTGGATCATTCGTGCTCCTCGGTCGTCGTCGGGCACGACCGTAGGAGCGATGTAGGTCAGTTATCGGCACACATCGTCGAGGTGTTCGTGCAGCTGCGCGGGCGATTCGAAGACCTCGGCGGCTCCGGCCTCGCGCAGTTCGCCGGCGGAGAAGCCGCCGGTGAGCAGCCCGTAGCCGGGTATCCCCAGCCGCGCGCCGGCCCGGAAGTCCCACACCGAGTCACCGACCAGCACCGCGGAACGGCCGCCGACCTTCTCCAGCGCGGCTTGCAGGAGGTCCGGCGCCGGCTTGGTCTGCTCGACGTCGGCCGAGGTGGTCCACGCTTCGGCGAGCTCGGCACCGCCGAACAGGCTCAGGTAGTGGTCGACGTGCTCGGCCTTGCCGGAGCTGGCCAGCACGAGCGTGAAGCCCCGGCGGCGCACGTCGTCCAGCAGCTCACGCACCCCGTCGAAGGGCTGGACCTCGCCGAGCAGCGCGTCGAACTCGTCGGACCAGTCCGCGCGCAGCTGCTCGCCGAGTCGCTCCTCCACGTCATCGCCAGCGACGGCCGGCACCACGTGATCACCGCCCATCCCGATCGCCCGGTGCAGCCGCCAGATCGGAACGGTCAGGTCGTGGCGCCGGAAGGCTCGGAACCAGGCCAGTGCGTGGTGGTAGTTCGTGTCGACCAGCGTGCCGTCGACGTCGAAGATCGCCGTGTCGTAGTCGGCCACCAGACCGGACTACCCGGGCGCGCGCTCCGGAATCGGATCCTAGGAGCGCCCTGAGCAACTCAGGACCCTCCTAGCCCGACCCCTCCCACCACCCGCGTCTCCTGCCGGGTGAACTCGCC encodes:
- a CDS encoding neutral zinc metallopeptidase, which codes for MRFDENAQLDTSQIDDLRGSGGGGGGLGGRVAVGGGGLGVVGLILYFLLSQMGGGSGIDLGGLTGLEQGQSADTSQAASTCRTGGQANTELDCEVVAVVNSLDGYWSDTFARSGITYQAPRTNFFSGGVRTGCGSASSAVGPFYCPADNEVYIDLGFFRELETRFGAEGGPFARAYVIAHEYGHHIQALLGTSERVRPGETGPTSGSVRLELQADCYAGVWANHAESVPTASGQPLIRDVTRDDVAAALDTAARIGDDYIQSQLGGGQVDESQFSHGSSAQRERWYTTGYESGDPARCDTFARGVDLG
- a CDS encoding endonuclease/exonuclease/phosphatase family protein — its product is MPLHRALPAVLIALALPACTAATAAPPAEARVATFNASLNRAADGELVADLSTPDDPQAREVAEVVQRVRPDVLLVNEFDHAPAAVDLFRDNYLERGQNGAEPIEYPYAFLAPSNTGVPSGFDLDNDGAVGGPNDALGFGAFPGQYGMLVLSRFPIDTTATRTFQRFLWKDLPGSRQPTDFYSPEEQAVLPLSSKSHWDVAVRIGDRTLHVLASHPTPPTFDGPEDRNGRRNADEIAFWRLYVQPGAAGDALYDDAGRRGGLGAGERFVILGDQNSDPLDGDSLAGAAEQILTAHRVLDPAPASDGAAEAANPGHRGDPRLDTADFSDPTPGNLRVDYVLPSAPLEVLRSGVFWPVAADPLARLNDASDHHATWVDLRLP
- a CDS encoding alpha/beta hydrolase, coding for MTTTRRKAALLAGVAAVLLTAMPATAAAADGAGLDWGVCAGDDLDPRQQCATLDVPLDHDDPRGEHIELAVSRIPAADPGARRGTLMLVPGGPGEPGLSDPTAAARSLPAEVLNAYDMVSFDPRGVAQSTPVSCGLAHEDLSLVRLRPWPAPDGSIAENAENSERIADACAVHGGPLLHEISTADEARDIDLIRQALGMQRISIWGVSYGTYAGAVYAQLFPDRTDRVVLDSVDDPDPTRVARGWLANYAVGVEDAFPAFADWAADPGNPQRLADAPEQVRPLFLDLAARLDAEPIPWPGANPPELSGNSLRQTLLDALYAPDRYPRLAELMHAVLDRTALPAPNTPPDEVVQNSAAAIAATICNDVAWPTDLDTYARGVAASRESHPLTAGMPMNVLPCAFWPRRAEPPVEITARGPSNVLLVQNLHDPATPHSGALRMREALGDRARMVTVAATGHGSYARTGNTCGDRHVTTFLLTGHRPAADTFCPAEPSDAPIGRR
- a CDS encoding MarR family winged helix-turn-helix transcriptional regulator; amino-acid sequence: MPVPDDLLDFAVVAQLAGLALTDRTLERLHERGHTRLRVSHGYLFQHLIDGPITVGELAQRLGVTQQAVSKTAAELSAAGYLQRMPDATDGRVRRVALTERGRAAVRDTREIRAELVGELAEKLGADRVESARRTLLTAIDIAGGAAAVRNRRVRPAQ
- a CDS encoding pyridoxamine 5'-phosphate oxidase family protein gives rise to the protein MSSPVKRFIAIAHEIVWCTLGTVDTSGRPRSRVVHPVWEALADGGLVGWLTTRSSTPKLGHIAATPYVSCSYWWEKHDVAVAECHARVVLDPGERERVWEVVAALPAPTGFDPATIWPGGPADPGFVLVRMDPWMLRFAQADELAAGGAPEVHRFAGGGVASGSVGQR
- a CDS encoding GNAT family N-acetyltransferase, which produces MAANEPTEVRFRAAHAGDAEQVAALHAASWRRHYRGAYADAYLDGDVVADRRAVWSARLADPAGGVTVLAEDGDSLAGFVHVVIDEDAAWGSLVDNLHVALPHQRTGVGTALLARAAEGILGRAAGPAIYLWVLEQNVAAQRFYRARGGACVEKALVPPPGGVPIRLNGAPAMLRVAWPDASALAHRP
- a CDS encoding cupin domain-containing protein — its product is MPNFTAPFAVQPGEGPVLETPTGDAITVKADTMSTNGSLTVLELLVAPGSGPAQHIHVREDEVWWVLEGKFRFKAGDTMLRASSGGMAFGPRGVPHNFQNIGDAAGRLLIITSPSGVERFFEQFAALPGPVDAEALAAVGHANWIEFIGPPLAISDPL
- a CDS encoding HAD family hydrolase; amino-acid sequence: MADYDTAIFDVDGTLVDTNYHHALAWFRAFRRHDLTVPIWRLHRAIGMGGDHVVPAVAGDDVEERLGEQLRADWSDEFDALLGEVQPFDGVRELLDDVRRRGFTLVLASSGKAEHVDHYLSLFGGAELAEAWTTSADVEQTKPAPDLLQAALEKVGGRSAVLVGDSVWDFRAGARLGIPGYGLLTGGFSAGELREAGAAEVFESPAQLHEHLDDVCR